From one Syntrophobacterales bacterium genomic stretch:
- a CDS encoding NADH-quinone oxidoreductase subunit B, with protein MEKENLPPVSFAVLDKVLDLARANSLWPVTFGLACCAIEMMSAAMARFDIDRFGAGVFRPSPRQADLMIVSGTVTKKMAPVLVTLYDQMPSPKWVIAMGNCAISGGPFVFEGQYNLIEGVDKLVPVDVYVPGCPPRPEGLLEGFLKLEEKITGKRRFPGPVERW; from the coding sequence CTGGAAAAGGAAAATCTCCCACCTGTAAGTTTTGCGGTTTTGGACAAGGTGCTCGATCTGGCAAGGGCGAATTCTCTGTGGCCGGTGACCTTCGGACTCGCCTGTTGCGCAATAGAGATGATGTCTGCCGCGATGGCCCGTTTTGATATTGACCGGTTCGGAGCGGGTGTTTTCAGACCCTCCCCCCGCCAGGCCGATTTGATGATCGTCTCAGGCACGGTAACGAAGAAGATGGCGCCCGTCTTAGTCACCCTTTATGACCAGATGCCTTCGCCGAAATGGGTGATTGCGATGGGCAATTGCGCCATTTCCGGCGGCCCGTTTGTTTTCGAGGGGCAGTATAACTTGATCGAGGGAGTTGATAAACTTGTTCCGGTAGATGTATATGTTCCTGGCTGTCCGCCGCGGCCGGAAGGGCTGCTCGAAGGTTTTCTGAAACTCGAGGAAAAGATAACAGGGAAAAGAAGATTCCCGGGACCGGTAGAGCGATGGTAG
- a CDS encoding NADH-quinone oxidoreductase subunit A — MTNLEDFTPVAIFSLVAVLFALFSIILPHLLASKTRGKNTHNTYECGIPPFGSARIKYGIHYYVYALIFIAFDVDVLYLFPVALSYAKGERIHEFYALLSFVVILALAVVYAWGKGVFTWKRKISHL, encoded by the coding sequence ATGACTAATTTAGAAGACTTTACACCAGTAGCCATTTTCAGCCTCGTTGCAGTATTATTTGCGCTTTTTTCCATCATTCTCCCCCACCTTCTTGCTTCGAAAACCAGGGGCAAAAATACCCATAATACGTACGAATGCGGGATCCCTCCCTTCGGCAGCGCCCGGATAAAATACGGCATCCATTATTATGTTTACGCGCTTATCTTTATTGCCTTTGATGTTGACGTTCTCTATCTTTTCCCCGTTGCGCTAAGTTATGCCAAGGGAGAGAGGATTCATGAATTTTACGCATTGCTTTCCTTTGTTGTAATTCTTGCCTTGGCTGTTGTTTATGCCTGGGGGAAAGGGGTGTTTACCTGGAAAAGGAAAATCTCCCACCTGTAA
- a CDS encoding NADH-quinone oxidoreductase subunit D, with protein sequence MVDKTKAELQAAFADLTIIEESYPQCGYHLSVDLKAKDILEVAGFFDERHFYLAVELGVDYKDYLELVYIFSIHSSLCKVKVTLKLDPSQPAAPTLSKIYACAYWYEREIHEFYGVRFEGHPGLTYLFLHDGIDFYPLRKEKIPVSEKDRQELNSYSPALRDDSLFINMGPQHPSTHGVLRVVLKMDGEYIEDAYPVLGYLHRMQEKMAENRSYYQFLPNTGRMDYLGAMSFNLGYVTAVERLAGIDVPARAHYVRVIATELNRICSHLLWIGAYLADLGGLSPFLYAFDDRENIQDVLEAVTGSRLTYCYFRFGGLYNDVDDAFILGTKAVIARMRGRFALYEKLVGGNVIFINRTRGIGVIEKERARKYAVCGPVLRGAGIGMDLRKKEPYAAYPEIDFEVPIGTNGDALDMYHIRIKEMETSLNIIEQAIERLPDGPFIVEKAPKKLKPRKGDLYHVVETPRGELGIYIVSDESDKPYRMKWRVPSFSNLMIFPELAKGNLLSDAVAILGSLDLVIPEIDR encoded by the coding sequence ATGGTAGATAAAACAAAAGCTGAGCTGCAGGCGGCATTTGCCGATCTGACGATAATCGAGGAAAGCTATCCCCAATGCGGCTATCACCTTTCGGTAGATTTAAAGGCGAAAGACATCCTGGAGGTGGCGGGTTTTTTTGATGAACGGCATTTTTATCTCGCCGTTGAGCTTGGCGTTGACTACAAAGACTATCTCGAGCTTGTCTATATTTTCAGCATTCACTCCTCCCTCTGCAAGGTAAAGGTTACCCTGAAGCTCGATCCCTCCCAGCCTGCGGCTCCGACGCTTTCAAAAATTTATGCCTGCGCTTACTGGTATGAACGGGAGATCCACGAGTTTTACGGTGTTCGTTTCGAAGGTCACCCGGGGCTGACCTACCTGTTCCTGCATGACGGAATTGATTTCTATCCGTTGCGCAAAGAGAAAATACCGGTCTCCGAGAAGGACAGGCAAGAGCTGAATTCATATTCTCCGGCGCTGCGGGATGACTCGTTATTTATTAATATGGGCCCCCAGCATCCGAGCACGCACGGCGTTTTGCGGGTTGTCCTGAAAATGGATGGCGAGTATATCGAGGATGCTTATCCGGTACTCGGTTATCTGCACCGGATGCAGGAGAAGATGGCGGAAAACCGCTCCTATTACCAGTTTCTTCCCAACACCGGGCGGATGGACTATCTGGGGGCGATGTCGTTTAACCTGGGATATGTTACGGCCGTCGAGCGACTGGCCGGGATTGACGTCCCGGCGCGCGCCCATTACGTGCGGGTAATTGCCACGGAATTAAACAGAATTTGCAGCCATCTCCTGTGGATAGGCGCCTATCTTGCAGATCTGGGAGGGCTTTCTCCGTTTCTCTACGCCTTCGATGACAGGGAGAATATCCAGGATGTTTTGGAGGCCGTCACCGGCTCCCGGCTGACCTACTGCTATTTCCGCTTCGGCGGCCTTTACAACGATGTGGATGATGCCTTCATTTTGGGGACAAAGGCTGTCATTGCCCGCATGCGGGGGCGTTTTGCGCTGTATGAGAAGCTCGTCGGGGGCAATGTCATATTTATCAACCGCACCAGGGGCATAGGCGTCATCGAAAAGGAAAGGGCGCGAAAATACGCCGTCTGCGGCCCAGTTTTACGCGGCGCCGGTATCGGCATGGATTTACGGAAAAAGGAGCCCTATGCGGCTTATCCGGAAATTGATTTTGAGGTTCCCATCGGAACAAATGGCGATGCCCTTGACATGTACCATATCCGGATCAAGGAAATGGAGACATCCCTGAACATCATCGAGCAGGCGATAGAGAGGCTCCCGGACGGGCCCTTCATAGTTGAAAAGGCCCCGAAGAAGCTCAAGCCGCGCAAGGGGGATCTCTATCATGTTGTTGAAACCCCCCGCGGCGAGTTGGGAATCTACATAGTCAGCGATGAAAGCGACAAGCCCTACCGGATGAAATGGCGGGTTCCCTCTTTTTCCAATCTTATGATCTTCCCCGAGTTGGCGAAAGGCAACCTGCTGTCCGATGCCGTTGCGATTTTGGGCAGCCTTGACCTGGTAATCCCGGAAATAGACCGGTAA
- a CDS encoding Na(+)/H(+) antiporter subunit D, producing MGIETTVAPFIIMVAGAMLLPFLPRLSRAYLTLLIPLLALLAVWLAPVGINLTLKFMDYQLVLFKMDSLSRVFGTIFALITFIGALFAFHVREKAEQAAALLYAAGAIGVTFAGDFFTLFVFWELMSIPSAYLVWASKTEESGRAGMRYLIFHLFGGALLLSGIIMHVAETGQILIEQLPPGNALSSWLILGGVALNAAVVPLHAWLPDAYPKATVTGAVFLSALTTKTAVYVLLRIFPGWEILVFLGVFMALYGVVFAVLANDIRGILSYHIISQVGYMVAGAGIGTQLAINGATAHAFSHILYKALLFMGAGSVIYTTGKSKMTELGGLVKKQPLILWLYMIGAFSISGFPLFNGFISKSMVIAAAGEAHYTMVWLLLTLASVGTFLSIGLKLPYYTWFGKDRGLSPIPLRVNMYFAMTIAAFFCILFGVMPNLLYEMLPFHIPFAPYTLIHLTETSQILIFTFVAFWIYRKKVAGKAEIALDVDWFYRKPAQLVERIFTVNVEALFNRAEKSINGIVRRLVVIGKNPVSFFSGKADARDYDPDDYRPAVGILIAVTLLSYLLLAGWGWLMQL from the coding sequence ATGGGAATTGAAACAACCGTAGCCCCGTTTATCATCATGGTTGCCGGCGCCATGCTCCTTCCCTTCTTGCCAAGACTGTCTCGCGCTTATCTCACGCTGCTCATTCCGTTACTCGCCCTGCTTGCCGTCTGGTTGGCGCCGGTCGGGATAAATCTCACCTTGAAGTTCATGGATTATCAGCTCGTACTGTTCAAGATGGACAGTTTGAGTCGTGTCTTCGGGACGATATTTGCCTTGATTACGTTCATCGGCGCGCTTTTTGCGTTTCATGTCCGGGAAAAAGCGGAACAGGCGGCGGCCCTGCTGTATGCAGCGGGCGCCATAGGGGTTACGTTTGCCGGTGATTTCTTTACTCTCTTTGTCTTCTGGGAGCTGATGAGCATTCCCTCCGCATACCTGGTCTGGGCGAGTAAAACTGAGGAATCCGGACGGGCGGGGATGCGCTATCTTATCTTTCATCTCTTTGGCGGCGCACTTTTACTATCCGGAATCATTATGCACGTCGCGGAGACAGGGCAAATCCTGATTGAACAGCTTCCCCCCGGCAACGCCCTTTCCTCCTGGCTGATTTTGGGTGGAGTCGCGTTAAATGCGGCGGTTGTACCTTTACATGCCTGGCTCCCCGATGCCTATCCGAAAGCGACGGTGACGGGGGCTGTTTTTTTGAGCGCCCTGACTACGAAAACCGCCGTTTATGTCTTGCTGAGAATATTCCCCGGCTGGGAAATTCTTGTTTTTCTCGGCGTTTTCATGGCGCTTTACGGCGTTGTCTTTGCCGTTCTGGCAAACGACATCCGCGGCATCCTGTCTTATCACATCATCAGTCAGGTGGGATACATGGTTGCCGGCGCCGGGATCGGCACGCAGTTGGCCATTAACGGCGCTACAGCCCACGCGTTTAGCCACATCCTCTACAAAGCGCTTCTTTTTATGGGAGCGGGAAGCGTCATCTATACCACAGGGAAAAGCAAAATGACCGAGTTGGGCGGTCTGGTGAAAAAACAGCCCCTTATTTTATGGCTTTATATGATCGGCGCGTTTTCCATTTCCGGCTTTCCCCTTTTCAACGGGTTCATCAGCAAATCAATGGTCATCGCGGCAGCGGGAGAGGCGCATTACACAATGGTCTGGCTCTTGCTGACACTCGCTTCCGTGGGGACCTTTTTGTCCATCGGCCTGAAGTTGCCTTATTATACGTGGTTTGGCAAGGACCGGGGCTTGTCGCCAATTCCTTTGCGTGTGAATATGTATTTCGCCATGACGATAGCCGCTTTTTTCTGTATATTATTCGGGGTCATGCCGAATCTTCTCTACGAGATGCTGCCTTTTCACATTCCCTTTGCGCCATACACGCTTATCCATCTGACCGAAACGTCTCAGATCTTGATTTTTACGTTTGTCGCCTTCTGGATTTATCGGAAAAAGGTTGCCGGAAAAGCGGAAATAGCCCTCGATGTGGACTGGTTCTACCGCAAGCCGGCGCAACTGGTGGAAAGAATTTTTACCGTGAATGTCGAAGCGCTTTTCAATAGGGCGGAAAAGAGCATCAATGGCATAGTCCGCAGACTTGTGGTTATCGGCAAAAACCCGGTTTCTTTCTTTTCGGGCAAGGCCGATGCCAGAGACTATGATCCGGACGATTACCGACCGGCGGTAGGAATTTTGATTGCTGTCACGCTTTTATCTTATCTGTTGCTTGCCGGCTGGGGCTGGCTCATGCAGTTGTGA